In Bacillus cytotoxicus NVH 391-98, the following are encoded in one genomic region:
- the tenA gene encoding thiaminase II → MKFCERLFEVVQPVWEKSHNHPFVTGMGDGTLEKDKFQYYIIQDYLYLLDYAKIYAIGVVKATNPQVMAKFAEQIDGILNGEMTIHKQYAKRLGISIKEIESAKPSAKNLAYTNYMMSVSQNGTLAELIAALLPCMWSYWEIGKRLNDIPGARDHEFFGEWIQGYSSEEYGNLCIWLIDLLNELAEGKTEQELARLEEIFLYSSRFEYLFWDMAYSKEMWGFEDKEHTTVS, encoded by the coding sequence ATGAAATTTTGTGAAAGATTATTTGAAGTCGTGCAGCCTGTTTGGGAAAAAAGTCATAATCATCCTTTTGTAACGGGGATGGGAGATGGCACGTTAGAAAAGGATAAGTTCCAATATTACATCATACAAGATTATTTATACTTGCTAGATTATGCAAAAATTTATGCAATTGGTGTTGTAAAAGCAACGAATCCACAAGTTATGGCAAAATTTGCGGAACAAATTGATGGCATTTTAAATGGAGAAATGACCATTCATAAGCAGTATGCAAAGCGTCTTGGAATTTCTATAAAAGAGATCGAATCAGCGAAGCCATCAGCTAAAAATTTAGCGTACACAAACTATATGATGTCAGTATCGCAAAATGGCACACTAGCTGAGCTTATTGCAGCGCTTCTTCCGTGTATGTGGAGTTATTGGGAAATTGGAAAACGTTTAAATGATATTCCAGGAGCAAGAGATCATGAGTTCTTTGGAGAGTGGATTCAAGGATATAGTTCAGAAGAGTATGGGAATCTTTGCATTTGGTTAATCGATTTATTAAACGAACTAGCTGAAGGAAAAACAGAACAAGAATTAGCCCGCTTAGAAGAGATTTTCCTATATTCCAGCCGCTTTGAATATTTATTCTGGGATATGGCATATAGCAAGGAGATGTGGGGATTTGAAGACAAAGAGCATACTACAGTTTCATAA
- a CDS encoding ABC transporter ATP-binding protein, giving the protein MKTKSILQFHNVSFHYDENPIIKDLDASIKEKEFVSIIGPSGCGKSTLFRLITGLEDAAAGTIQLMETKSHPVGYMPQKDMLLPWRTIIENAALPLECQGIKKTEAEKRAKALLEQFGLQEYEQKYPKDLSGGMRQRVSFIRTLLTGGDILLLDEPFSALDALTKATLQEWLFEQWKQWKKTILFITHDVEEALFLSNRILIVTTQPITTLTERVVPLGKERTRKDLHRPEVLALKDELLSMLKGQVLI; this is encoded by the coding sequence TTGAAGACAAAGAGCATACTACAGTTTCATAATGTTTCCTTTCATTATGATGAAAATCCTATTATAAAGGACCTAGATGCTTCCATAAAGGAAAAAGAATTTGTTAGCATCATCGGTCCGAGTGGCTGTGGCAAAAGTACATTATTTCGCTTAATTACAGGATTAGAAGATGCAGCGGCTGGAACAATTCAACTGATGGAAACAAAGAGTCATCCTGTAGGATATATGCCACAAAAAGATATGCTCTTGCCATGGAGAACGATTATTGAAAATGCAGCTCTTCCTTTAGAATGTCAAGGAATTAAGAAAACAGAAGCTGAAAAAAGAGCGAAAGCGCTTTTAGAGCAATTTGGATTACAAGAATACGAACAAAAGTACCCAAAAGACTTGTCGGGAGGAATGCGGCAACGAGTATCGTTTATTCGAACATTACTAACAGGTGGAGATATTTTATTGTTAGATGAACCTTTTAGTGCGCTGGATGCATTAACAAAGGCAACATTGCAAGAATGGCTGTTTGAACAATGGAAACAGTGGAAAAAAACAATTTTATTTATTACACATGATGTAGAGGAGGCGCTGTTTCTTTCGAATCGAATCCTCATTGTGACAACGCAGCCAATTACAACGCTAACAGAGCGTGTTGTACCACTTGGGAAAGAACGGACAAGAAAAGACTTACACAGACCAGAAGTACTAGCGTTAAAGGATGAACTACTTAGTATGTTAAAAGGGCAGGTGCTTATATGA
- a CDS encoding SH3 domain-containing protein has translation MNLKATALTATTVAIASLLPSVTEVDTQTAAAQQTAKAKTGYVKVDKVNLYPTTSVNNDSIGSIPYNTPVTILETVHDWYKVNIHNQIGYIKKDAITFTKSSKRSEQYIVHANALNVRSEPNTESSILDVLPNGKFVAVQETQGNWYKIFHNGQIGYVQKDFVSSGSKPLVKGITVQNTPTYTVATPKLNVRSNAGTNSAIIGSLQNGTQVQVVETVGTWYKIRFGTAYGYVAKHYILQNQAQNKKTNPSIPAVFKFPTQGKISSTFDMRWEQMHYGVDIAAQGNVSIHAAASGKVVKSYYSASYGNVVFVAHRINGKLYTTVYAHMKDRAVKVGDHVQVGQLLGHMGNTGHSFGQHLHFELHNGEWNFEKTNAVDPLPYLVR, from the coding sequence ATGAACTTGAAAGCTACAGCTTTAACAGCAACTACTGTCGCAATTGCTTCCTTACTTCCTTCTGTAACAGAAGTAGATACGCAGACAGCTGCTGCACAGCAAACAGCAAAAGCAAAGACTGGCTATGTGAAGGTAGATAAAGTAAACTTATATCCAACTACAAGCGTCAACAATGATTCAATTGGTAGCATCCCCTATAACACCCCTGTTACCATTCTTGAAACAGTTCACGACTGGTATAAAGTAAATATTCATAATCAGATCGGTTACATAAAAAAAGATGCTATTACATTTACAAAATCTAGTAAGAGAAGCGAGCAATATATTGTACATGCAAATGCGTTAAATGTTCGTTCTGAACCGAATACAGAATCTTCTATTCTTGACGTATTACCGAATGGTAAGTTCGTTGCAGTCCAAGAAACACAAGGAAATTGGTATAAAATTTTTCACAACGGACAAATTGGATATGTACAAAAAGACTTTGTATCTAGCGGTTCAAAACCTTTAGTAAAAGGAATTACCGTGCAAAACACTCCTACCTATACCGTTGCTACTCCAAAACTAAACGTGCGTAGTAATGCGGGAACGAATAGTGCGATTATCGGCTCTTTACAAAACGGTACACAAGTTCAGGTTGTAGAAACAGTCGGAACTTGGTATAAAATTCGCTTCGGCACAGCGTATGGCTATGTAGCCAAACATTATATCCTCCAAAATCAGGCGCAAAATAAAAAGACAAATCCTTCTATCCCAGCTGTTTTTAAATTTCCGACACAAGGAAAAATTAGTTCAACATTTGATATGCGCTGGGAACAAATGCATTATGGAGTAGATATTGCTGCACAAGGGAATGTTTCTATTCATGCAGCCGCTTCAGGAAAAGTTGTGAAGTCTTATTATTCAGCAAGCTATGGGAATGTTGTTTTCGTTGCTCATCGGATCAATGGAAAATTGTATACAACTGTTTATGCTCATATGAAAGATCGCGCTGTAAAGGTAGGAGACCACGTACAGGTTGGACAACTATTAGGACATATGGGAAATACAGGACATTCCTTTGGACAACATCTTCATTTTGAATTACATAATGGAGAATGGAATTTTGAAAAAACGAATGCAGTGGATCCACTGCCATATTTAGTTAGGTAA
- a CDS encoding ABC transporter permease: MRKMRELLPACILSGILLISWEVGARIIDEMYILPAPTAIIVKMWALHDILFTVHLPATLYVVFIGIAISIVLGVGLAMAMNASKWMERSFYPLLVASQTIPITALAPLFVLWFGYSIWSKVVVTVLITFFPIAVNMYDGLRSTKKDWEELLVTYGATKQDIFLKLKLPSALPYFFSALKIAVPLSVIGAAIGEWLGAQAGLGYFSKRMMTQLDGAGVFAPIVLLSLLAILFVLLVSILEKKFISWRKHS, encoded by the coding sequence ATGAGGAAAATGAGAGAGCTACTGCCTGCATGTATATTAAGTGGCATATTGCTTATAAGCTGGGAAGTGGGAGCTAGAATTATAGATGAGATGTATATTTTACCAGCACCGACTGCAATTATAGTGAAAATGTGGGCGCTGCATGACATACTCTTTACGGTTCATTTACCAGCGACGTTGTATGTCGTTTTTATCGGTATAGCAATTTCTATTGTCCTTGGTGTTGGGCTTGCAATGGCAATGAATGCAAGTAAATGGATGGAAAGATCTTTTTATCCGTTACTCGTTGCCTCACAAACAATACCGATTACTGCTTTGGCTCCATTATTTGTTTTATGGTTTGGATATTCCATTTGGAGCAAAGTTGTTGTGACGGTTTTAATTACCTTTTTTCCGATTGCGGTCAATATGTACGATGGATTGCGCAGTACGAAAAAGGATTGGGAAGAGCTGTTAGTTACATACGGCGCAACGAAACAAGATATTTTTTTAAAATTAAAGTTGCCATCTGCACTTCCTTATTTTTTCTCAGCACTTAAGATCGCCGTTCCGCTTAGCGTTATCGGTGCAGCAATTGGTGAGTGGCTTGGAGCACAAGCGGGCTTAGGCTACTTTAGTAAGCGAATGATGACGCAGTTAGATGGGGCTGGGGTTTTTGCACCGATTGTCCTTTTATCATTACTTGCTATTTTGTTTGTCCTACTTGTTTCTATATTAGAAAAGAAATTCATTAGTTGGAGGAAACATTCATGA
- a CDS encoding DUF3965 domain-containing protein, with the protein MKAVQGNPNWNLVIDTYVEPKDFADLFSLLVPCRPKGEEKERTLLVWKEKEFYKEENLIPFILYGMNKAKELPQFHKDEIPTLVRIVRLCQEIGWYQEAYTFMVNQRLDEFVYTSMEYETWDSITQIVALNYLIIKYRVGELKSEDVAIWNRVKFNEKCIEEYRELVSHKEVLEFTFFYLCKQAKSLSKKELNDDMMNLAIHCNTYLGDLYTFDLLRKYRKCTDFLSYYGPNHAVIACQRAVISQISDRLDPLKTTHVDDYLYVMKEMMEHMTIEIMNSYGHFIGKLLSYIPFFEMIQVPQHAYYCEELLHVCKGIEYKEEILRNYIFIQLHDCLPSFFRVFLKNKRYATIHDILFYWCDDEQRMSLEKKYNLSFIYEKYACG; encoded by the coding sequence ATGAAAGCTGTGCAGGGAAATCCGAATTGGAATTTGGTTATTGATACATACGTGGAACCAAAAGATTTTGCTGATTTATTTTCTTTACTTGTACCTTGTCGTCCAAAAGGTGAAGAGAAAGAGAGAACACTTCTAGTATGGAAAGAAAAAGAGTTTTACAAAGAAGAAAATTTGATTCCATTCATTTTATATGGAATGAACAAAGCAAAAGAATTACCTCAATTTCATAAAGATGAGATTCCTACATTGGTGCGTATTGTTCGTTTATGTCAAGAGATTGGTTGGTATCAAGAAGCATATACATTTATGGTAAATCAAAGGTTAGATGAATTTGTATATACTTCAATGGAGTATGAAACGTGGGATTCCATAACACAAATTGTCGCTTTAAACTATTTAATTATTAAGTACCGTGTTGGAGAATTAAAAAGTGAAGATGTAGCGATTTGGAATAGAGTAAAATTTAATGAAAAATGTATAGAAGAATATAGAGAATTAGTATCTCATAAAGAAGTCTTAGAGTTCACATTCTTTTACCTATGTAAACAAGCAAAATCTCTTTCTAAAAAAGAATTAAATGATGACATGATGAACCTAGCAATACATTGCAATACATATTTAGGTGATTTATACACATTTGACTTATTAAGAAAATATCGCAAATGCACAGATTTTCTTTCATACTATGGACCTAATCATGCTGTTATTGCATGTCAGAGAGCTGTTATTTCTCAAATATCAGATCGACTTGATCCATTAAAAACAACACATGTTGATGATTATTTATATGTTATGAAAGAAATGATGGAACATATGACAATCGAGATTATGAACAGCTATGGACACTTTATTGGTAAGCTATTATCTTACATACCATTCTTTGAAATGATTCAAGTTCCTCAGCATGCATATTATTGTGAAGAACTCTTGCATGTATGTAAAGGAATTGAATATAAGGAAGAAATTTTACGGAATTATATTTTTATACAGTTACATGATTGTTTACCGTCATTCTTTAGAGTGTTTTTAAAGAACAAACGTTATGCAACTATTCATGACATTTTATTTTACTGGTGTGACGATGAACAGAGAATGAGTCTAGAAAAAAAATATAACTTAAGCTTCATTTATGAGAAGTATGCATGTGGCTAA
- a CDS encoding thiazole biosynthesis adenylyltransferase ThiF, which produces MNNRYSRQELFSSIGEKGQKKIGKKHVFIIGAGALGSANAEMLVRAGVGNVTIVDRDYIDWSNLQRQQLYAEEDVKNHLPKAIAAKQRLKAINSSVVVKAFVKDITAEELEELVTNVDVIIDATDNFETRFIINDISQKYSIPWIYGACVGSYGLSYTILPGKTPCLSCLLQSIPLGGATCDTAGIISPAVSIVVSHQVTETLKLLVEDYKALRDGLVSFDVWKNEYSCMNVQKLKKDHCPSCGEKAIYPYLNKENTSKTAVLCGRNTVQIRPPHKEKLDFHRYKELLRDRVADLTVNPYLLSFRADGKRLVAFQDGRVLVYGTKEIAEAKTIYHRYFG; this is translated from the coding sequence TTGAATAATCGATATTCTCGTCAAGAGCTATTCTCCTCAATTGGAGAAAAAGGGCAAAAAAAGATAGGGAAAAAGCATGTATTCATTATCGGTGCAGGAGCACTTGGTAGCGCCAATGCAGAAATGCTTGTAAGAGCGGGTGTGGGAAATGTAACGATTGTAGACCGCGACTATATTGATTGGAGTAATCTGCAAAGGCAGCAACTATACGCTGAAGAAGATGTGAAGAACCATCTCCCGAAAGCGATCGCGGCAAAACAGCGTTTGAAAGCGATTAATAGTAGTGTAGTGGTAAAGGCTTTTGTCAAAGATATAACCGCAGAAGAGCTAGAAGAACTTGTTACAAATGTCGATGTCATCATCGATGCGACTGATAATTTTGAAACACGCTTTATTATAAATGATATATCACAAAAATATTCAATTCCATGGATTTACGGTGCTTGTGTAGGGAGCTATGGTCTTTCTTATACCATTTTACCAGGAAAGACACCGTGTTTATCTTGCTTACTACAATCCATCCCACTTGGCGGAGCAACATGTGATACAGCAGGCATTATTTCACCTGCTGTATCGATCGTTGTTTCGCATCAAGTAACAGAAACTCTTAAACTTTTAGTAGAAGATTATAAAGCGCTTCGAGATGGTCTCGTGTCATTTGATGTATGGAAAAATGAATATTCCTGTATGAATGTACAGAAGTTGAAAAAGGATCATTGTCCATCTTGTGGTGAGAAAGCAATCTATCCATATTTAAATAAAGAGAATACGTCAAAAACGGCTGTTTTATGCGGGAGAAATACAGTTCAAATTCGTCCGCCTCATAAAGAAAAACTGGACTTTCATAGATATAAAGAACTGTTACGTGACCGCGTAGCTGATTTAACAGTGAACCCATATTTATTATCATTTCGTGCAGATGGAAAACGGCTTGTTGCTTTTCAAGACGGACGAGTTCTTGTGTATGGCACGAAAGAGATAGCAGAAGCGAAAACAATATATCATCGTTATTTTGGATAA
- the thiS gene encoding sulfur carrier protein ThiS: MYLKINGRQVEVPEHIKTVAELLTHLELDTKIVVVERNKEILQKEDHQDTSVFDGDQIEIVTFVGGG, translated from the coding sequence TTGTATTTGAAAATTAATGGTAGGCAAGTAGAGGTGCCAGAACATATTAAAACGGTAGCGGAATTGCTTACTCACTTAGAGTTGGATACAAAGATTGTTGTGGTAGAGCGAAATAAGGAGATTCTGCAAAAAGAAGACCATCAAGACACTTCCGTTTTTGATGGCGATCAAATTGAGATTGTAACTTTCGTAGGAGGCGGTTGA
- a CDS encoding thiazole synthase, which translates to MLNIGPFTFKSRLLLGTGKFSDYDVQRKAIEVSEAEILTFAVRRMDIFDAQQPNLLEKIDIKNYTLLPNTAGAKTAEEAVRIAKLAKASGLCDMVKVEVIGDDKTLLPDPVETLKASEMLLEEGFIVLPYTSDDVVLARKLQELGVHAIMPGASPIGSGLGIVNPLNISFIIEQATVPVIVDAGVGSPADAAFAMELGADGVLLNTAVSGAKDPIKMAEAMKLGIHAGRLGFEAGRIARKRFATASSPLEGMSVVE; encoded by the coding sequence ATGTTAAACATTGGACCTTTCACATTCAAATCTAGACTTTTATTAGGAACAGGAAAATTTTCTGATTATGACGTGCAAAGAAAAGCAATCGAAGTATCAGAAGCGGAAATTTTAACATTTGCAGTGCGCCGGATGGATATATTTGATGCACAGCAACCGAATTTATTAGAAAAAATTGATATAAAAAACTACACATTACTTCCAAATACAGCAGGGGCAAAAACAGCTGAAGAAGCGGTTCGTATTGCAAAGTTAGCAAAAGCATCAGGTCTATGTGACATGGTAAAAGTAGAAGTGATTGGTGATGATAAAACGTTATTGCCAGATCCAGTAGAGACGTTAAAAGCATCTGAAATGCTTCTTGAAGAAGGGTTTATTGTTCTTCCTTATACATCAGATGATGTTGTATTAGCTCGCAAACTACAAGAGCTTGGTGTGCATGCGATTATGCCTGGAGCGTCACCAATTGGTTCAGGACTTGGTATTGTAAATCCATTAAATATAAGCTTTATTATTGAACAAGCAACTGTACCAGTTATTGTAGATGCAGGTGTTGGGAGTCCAGCTGATGCAGCATTTGCGATGGAATTAGGGGCAGACGGTGTGTTATTAAATACGGCTGTATCTGGTGCGAAAGATCCTATTAAAATGGCGGAAGCAATGAAACTAGGTATTCATGCAGGACGTTTAGGATTTGAAGCAGGACGTATTGCACGGAAACGCTTTGCAACAGCAAGCAGTCCTTTAGAAGGAATGAGCGTAGTTGAATAA
- the thiO gene encoding glycine oxidase ThiO, which produces MSKKYDVAIIGGGVIGSSVAHFLAERSCHVAIVEKQRVASEASKAAAGLLGVQAEWDVYNPLFELARESRAIFPQLAKALREKTGIDIGYEEKGIYRIAQNEEEKTRIRNIMNWQQETGEESYFLTGDELRQKEPFLSSSIIGAVYYPKDGHVIAPELTKAFAHSAAISGTDIYEQTEVFDIRVEKNRVCGIVTSEGFISCEKVVIAGGSWSTKLLQYFHRDWGTYPVKGEVVAVKSYKPLVRAPIFQDRFYIAPKRGGRYVIGATMKPHTFNKSVQPKSIISILERAYSILPALKDAEWETAWAGLRPQSNHDVPYMGEHEEIKGLYACTGHYRNGILLSPISGQYMADIIEGKQTNHLLDSLFSKSV; this is translated from the coding sequence ATGAGTAAGAAGTATGATGTAGCTATTATTGGCGGTGGTGTAATTGGTAGTTCAGTTGCACATTTTCTAGCAGAAAGAAGTTGCCATGTTGCAATTGTTGAGAAGCAAAGGGTTGCTTCGGAAGCATCAAAAGCAGCGGCAGGACTTCTTGGAGTACAGGCGGAATGGGATGTATATAACCCGCTCTTTGAACTTGCTAGAGAAAGCCGTGCAATATTTCCGCAACTTGCAAAGGCGTTACGAGAAAAAACGGGAATTGATATTGGATATGAAGAGAAAGGGATATATCGGATTGCTCAAAATGAAGAGGAGAAAACAAGAATACGAAATATAATGAACTGGCAACAAGAAACAGGTGAGGAATCTTATTTTCTAACAGGAGATGAGCTTCGCCAAAAGGAACCGTTTCTTTCTTCCTCCATTATCGGCGCTGTCTATTATCCCAAAGATGGTCATGTTATTGCGCCAGAACTAACGAAAGCGTTCGCACACTCTGCGGCCATTTCTGGTACTGATATATATGAACAAACAGAAGTATTTGATATTCGAGTTGAAAAAAATAGAGTGTGCGGAATTGTTACGAGCGAAGGCTTTATTTCATGTGAAAAAGTAGTCATTGCAGGTGGTTCATGGAGTACAAAACTACTTCAATATTTTCATAGAGATTGGGGTACTTATCCTGTAAAAGGGGAAGTAGTCGCAGTAAAAAGCTATAAGCCATTAGTAAGAGCTCCGATTTTCCAAGACAGATTTTACATCGCACCAAAACGTGGTGGTCGCTATGTAATTGGAGCAACAATGAAACCTCATACGTTTAACAAATCTGTACAACCAAAAAGTATCATTTCGATATTAGAACGTGCGTATTCAATTTTACCAGCTTTAAAAGATGCGGAGTGGGAAACCGCATGGGCAGGGCTTCGTCCGCAATCCAATCATGACGTTCCTTATATGGGAGAGCATGAGGAAATAAAAGGGTTATATGCTTGTACAGGTCATTACCGAAATGGTATTTTATTAAGTCCTATTTCTGGTCAATATATGGCCGATATCATAGAAGGAAAACAAACTAATCATTTGTTAGATTCATTGTTTTCAAAGTCAGTTTAG
- the thiD gene encoding bifunctional hydroxymethylpyrimidine kinase/phosphomethylpyrimidine kinase has protein sequence MKVNKALTIAGSDSGGGAGIQADLKTFQELGVYGMTAITAITAQNTLGVQGVYPVSLEGIIEQLNSIGDDLTPDAVKLGMLFSGEIIQIVAEYIKKFGWNNIVLDPVMIAKGGASLLQQEAVNALKEHLLPIATVITPNVPEAEVLTGIKIHNIEDSKEAAKALHTLGVQYVLMKGGHAEYQGSEVIDFLFDGEQFIEFKSERIASKQTHGSGCTFASAVTAGLAKGYDMKEAVQEAKQFISSAIAEPLNIGNGHGPTNHFAYKRQEVRM, from the coding sequence ATGAAAGTAAATAAAGCATTAACAATTGCTGGATCTGATAGCGGTGGCGGCGCTGGAATTCAAGCGGATTTGAAAACATTCCAAGAGCTTGGTGTGTACGGGATGACGGCGATTACAGCCATTACTGCTCAAAATACACTTGGTGTTCAAGGGGTATATCCTGTTTCGCTTGAAGGAATTATAGAGCAGTTGAATTCAATTGGTGACGACTTAACACCAGATGCAGTGAAACTTGGAATGTTATTTAGTGGTGAAATTATTCAAATTGTTGCAGAGTATATTAAAAAATTTGGCTGGAATAATATTGTTCTAGATCCGGTTATGATTGCAAAAGGCGGAGCTTCACTATTACAGCAAGAAGCTGTCAATGCATTGAAAGAACATTTACTACCGATCGCCACTGTTATAACGCCAAATGTGCCAGAAGCAGAAGTGTTAACAGGTATTAAGATTCATAATATAGAAGATAGCAAAGAGGCTGCAAAAGCATTGCATACATTAGGTGTTCAGTATGTTCTTATGAAAGGTGGACATGCAGAGTATCAAGGAAGTGAAGTTATTGATTTCTTGTTCGATGGTGAGCAATTCATTGAATTTAAAAGTGAAAGAATTGCTTCAAAACAAACGCACGGTAGTGGTTGTACATTTGCCTCTGCTGTAACGGCAGGACTTGCCAAAGGATACGATATGAAAGAAGCCGTTCAAGAAGCTAAACAATTTATTAGTAGTGCAATTGCAGAGCCATTAAACATTGGCAATGGCCATGGACCAACAAACCATTTTGCATATAAACGTCAAGAAGTACGCATGTAA
- a CDS encoding ABC transporter substrate-binding protein, with product MKLFKCIFVFTLFIAMIAGCSTDSASDKQKKEKEVTVMLDWYPNAVHSFIYAAIEKGYFKEEGVKVNIKFPSNPTDPLTLPATGKVTVGLYYQPDVIIAKANEQIPVKSIGAVVRSPLNHIVSLKSAGIQSPKDLTGKTVGYSGTPLSEAYLKAMVKEDGGNPSDVKVVDVGFDLVPALITKKVDAVTGAYINHEVPVMRHQGHEPAYFNPADYGVPNYHELVFVTGERTLKKDKEALQAFLRGTKKGYEFMKKNPDEALNILLDHQEKENFPLIPEVEKESMKILLEKMETKDEPFLSDSKGAWEKQNKWLKEKGMTKEIVPANELFENILK from the coding sequence ATGAAATTATTCAAATGCATCTTTGTGTTTACTTTATTCATTGCAATGATTGCGGGATGTTCTACTGATTCAGCGTCAGATAAGCAAAAAAAGGAGAAAGAAGTTACGGTGATGCTCGATTGGTATCCAAATGCGGTGCATAGTTTTATCTATGCAGCAATCGAGAAGGGATATTTTAAAGAAGAAGGTGTAAAAGTAAATATAAAATTCCCTTCTAATCCAACTGATCCTTTAACATTACCAGCAACAGGGAAAGTGACAGTGGGCTTATATTATCAACCAGATGTAATTATTGCAAAGGCAAATGAACAAATTCCTGTGAAATCAATTGGGGCGGTTGTTCGCTCACCGTTAAACCATATTGTTTCATTAAAGTCAGCAGGTATTCAGTCACCAAAAGACTTAACGGGAAAAACAGTTGGTTATTCTGGAACACCTTTAAGTGAAGCGTATTTAAAAGCAATGGTAAAAGAAGATGGTGGGAATCCAAGCGATGTAAAAGTAGTCGATGTAGGATTTGATTTAGTACCAGCATTAATTACGAAAAAAGTAGATGCTGTCACAGGGGCATACATTAACCATGAAGTTCCTGTCATGCGTCATCAAGGTCATGAGCCAGCATACTTTAATCCAGCTGACTACGGCGTGCCAAATTATCATGAGCTTGTGTTTGTCACAGGAGAGAGAACGTTGAAAAAGGATAAGGAAGCTCTGCAAGCTTTCTTACGCGGTACGAAAAAAGGATATGAATTTATGAAAAAAAATCCAGATGAGGCTCTTAACATTTTATTAGATCATCAAGAAAAGGAAAACTTCCCGCTCATCCCCGAAGTTGAGAAGGAGAGCATGAAAATTTTATTAGAAAAAATGGAAACAAAAGATGAGCCGTTTTTATCAGATTCAAAAGGGGCATGGGAAAAACAAAATAAATGGTTGAAAGAAAAAGGAATGACAAAAGAGATTGTTCCTGCTAATGAATTATTTGAAAACATTTTAAAGTAG
- a CDS encoding CBS domain-containing protein, whose product MLFVRDLMSTNIVQCTPLDNVYEAAVKMKEEEIGMIPVVDNNQIVGLVTDRDLVVRGIAEKHPGSNKITNVMTTNIVSVAPNDPVEKATELMARHQVRRLPVVENGVLVGMLALGDLATVEAADDQAGFALGEISEHTKGLHEL is encoded by the coding sequence ATGCTATTTGTAAGAGATTTGATGAGTACAAATATTGTACAATGTACGCCTTTAGATAATGTGTATGAAGCAGCCGTTAAAATGAAAGAAGAAGAAATTGGTATGATCCCGGTCGTCGATAATAATCAAATTGTTGGTCTTGTTACAGATCGCGACTTAGTTGTTCGTGGAATTGCTGAGAAGCATCCAGGGTCTAATAAAATTACAAATGTGATGACCACAAATATTGTTTCAGTAGCACCTAACGATCCGGTTGAGAAGGCAACAGAGTTAATGGCAAGGCATCAAGTGAGAAGGTTGCCAGTAGTAGAGAATGGAGTACTCGTTGGAATGTTAGCATTAGGAGATTTAGCAACAGTAGAAGCAGCTGATGATCAAGCTGGTTTTGCCTTAGGTGAAATATCCGAGCATACAAAAGGATTACATGAACTTTAA
- the tenI gene encoding thiazole tautomerase TenI produces MKNELHVISNGQMTFEELTNVAMQMESEIDYLHIREREKSTKELYEGVEGLLKRGFPASKLVLNDRIDIAILLNIPRVQLGYRSVDVKSVKEKFSYLHVGYSVHSLEEAIVAFKNGADSLVYGHVFPTSCKKGVPARGLEEISDMARRLTIPITAIGGITPENTTEVLKSGVSGIAVMSGIVSDRNPYEKARLYKEIIRKWAENHE; encoded by the coding sequence ATGAAAAATGAACTTCATGTCATTTCAAATGGTCAAATGACATTTGAAGAGCTGACGAATGTAGCGATGCAAATGGAGAGTGAGATTGATTATTTGCATATTCGCGAACGGGAGAAAAGTACGAAAGAGTTGTATGAAGGTGTGGAAGGTCTCTTAAAAAGAGGCTTTCCTGCATCTAAACTTGTGCTTAATGACCGAATTGATATTGCAATTTTATTAAATATTCCGCGCGTACAATTAGGATACCGTAGCGTAGATGTGAAATCTGTAAAAGAGAAATTTTCTTATTTGCATGTTGGTTATTCTGTGCATTCTTTAGAAGAAGCAATCGTAGCGTTCAAAAATGGAGCGGATTCACTTGTTTATGGGCATGTATTTCCGACAAGCTGTAAGAAAGGTGTCCCAGCAAGAGGACTAGAAGAAATTTCAGATATGGCAAGGCGGTTAACAATACCGATTACAGCTATTGGAGGAATAACACCTGAAAATACAACAGAAGTTCTTAAATCTGGTGTGAGTGGTATTGCAGTTATGTCTGGAATTGTAAGCGATCGTAATCCATACGAGAAAGCAAGATTGTATAAGGAAATAATAAGAAAGTGGGCGGAAAATCATGAGTAA